A window from Citrus sinensis cultivar Valencia sweet orange chromosome 3, DVS_A1.0, whole genome shotgun sequence encodes these proteins:
- the LOC127901181 gene encoding galacturonosyltransferase 8-like, producing the protein MASQIRKQADDHRALAMAYASYIDELILRQFEKDVEERMKLSQQIISEAKESFDNQLKIQKVDIEEQIDPMERYNHERKPKPIENYWVMCVQLRWL; encoded by the exons ATGGCTAGCCAGATCAGAAAGCAAGCTGATGATCACCGAGCCCTGGCGATGGCTTATGCGTCCTAT ATTGATGAATTAATATTGAGACAGTTCGAAAAGGATGTAGAAGAGAGAATGAAATTGAGTCAGCAGATAATTTCGGAGGCCAAAGAGTCGTTTGATAATCAGTTGAAGATTCAAAAG GTCGATATAGAAGAGCAAATTGATCCTATGGAGCGCTACAACCATGAAAGGAAGCCCAAACCTATAGAAAATTATTGGGTAATGTGCGTGCAGCTTCGGTGGTTATGA
- the LOC102625448 gene encoding glycerophosphocholine acyltransferase 1-like encodes MSSDEAVEETNGDSFGKVKQRFKDPSQKVVQTKEIMSKKAVQTKEMLSKQAIKIAKQAEEHERFINKVTHLLGVLGFGGCCFLLGARPQDIHYVYCLFFVTFVPLRWIYYRFKKWHYYLLDFCYYANTIFLVDLLLYPKNEKLFMVCFSFAEGPLAWAIIVWRCSLVFNSVDKIVSVLIHLLPGLVFFTIRWWNPETFAAMHPEGTSQRASWPYVEDKTYLLTWLFLVPLGAYTLWQVLYFLIVNVLRRQRLLKDPEVMTSYRELSKKAQKANNLWWRLSSLLGDQNRMFMYITLQAIFTVATMSLTVPIFLSYELHVLFQILKVSAAVWNGGSFLLEVMPKQVVLKEKKKAEMQPAQTPHDQSSVKTENKIETNNFTEMG; translated from the exons ATGTCGAGCGATGAGGCTGTGGAGGAGACAAATGGGGATTCATTTGGAAAAGTGAAGCAGAGGTTCAAGGATCCATCTCAG AAAGTAGTTCAAACGAAGGAGATTATGTCCAAAAAGGCTGTTCAGACAAAAGAGATGCTGTCCAAACAAGCCATTAAGATCGCTAAACAAGCCGAGGAACATGAAAGATTCATTAACAAG GTGACACATCTTCTCGGCGTTCTCGGGTTTGGAGGTTGTTGTTTCCTATTGGGAGCAA GGCCCCAAGATATTCATTATGTATATTGTTTGTTCTTTGTCACCTTTGTTCCTCTTCGGTGGATTTATTACCGCTTCAAGAAATGGCACTACTATCTTCTG GATTTTTGCTATTATGCCAATACTATCTTTTTGGTTGACCTTCTTCTGTACCCGAAAAATGAGAAGCTTTTCATGGTGTGCTTCTCATTTGCAGAG GGGCCATTAGCCTGGGCAATAATTGTTTGGCGTTGTAGCTTGGTTTTCAATTCCGTTGACAAAATTGTTAGTGTCCTAATACATCTTTTACCAG GGTTAGTTTTTTTCACCATTCGTTGGTGGAATCCAGAAACCTTTGCAGCCATGCATCCTGAAGGGACTTCTCAAAGAGCTTCATGGCCTTATGTGGAAGACAAAACCTACCTTTTGACTTGGCTGTTTCTGGTTCCCTTAGGAGCTTACACTCTATGGCAGGTTCTCTATTTCCTCATTGTCAATGTACTGCGTCGACAAAGGCTGTTAAAGGATCCTGAAGTCATGACCTCATACAG GGAGCTCTCCAAAAAGGCGCAGAAAGCTAACAATTTGTGGTGGCGTTTAAGTAGTTTGCTTGGAGACCAGAATCGCATGTTCATGTACATTACATTGCAAGCCATATTCACAGTTGCAACCATGTCACTCACTGTCCCCATTTTTCTGTCATACGAGTTGCATGTTCTTTTTCAAATACTGAAGGTTTCTGCAGCTGTGTGGAATGGAGGAAGCTTTTTGCTTGAAGTAATGCCGAAGCAGGTGGTTctgaaagagaagaagaaagcaGAGATGCAGCCAGCACAAACTCCACATGATCAGTCATCAGTTAAGACGGAAAACAAAATCGAAACCAACAATTTTACTGAGATGGGTTAG